A stretch of Cicer arietinum cultivar CDC Frontier isolate Library 1 chromosome 5, Cicar.CDCFrontier_v2.0, whole genome shotgun sequence DNA encodes these proteins:
- the LOC101488981 gene encoding uncharacterized protein produces MENKYSLIRKKSELWRSLRDGDFEEEEVWDVVKDRNDYISEIHKPKDNKDLCSLVVPRSIPIPIASRMIPRTSSGSSSASSSHETKAFQQSAPVNIPEWSKIYGNKVNKTNVKNVSMYNNDYDYDYYDNQGDYDDDGVVVNHHGNQDEEEEDDEYNTKLPPHEFIARRLARSQISSFSVFEGAGRTLKGRDLSKLRNSVLIKTGFLESL; encoded by the coding sequence ATGGAGAATAAATATAGTCTAATTAGGAAGAAAAGTGAGCTATGGAGATCTTTAAGAGATGGagattttgaagaagaagaagtttgGGATGTTGTGAAGGATAGAAATGATTACATATCTGAAATTCACAAGCCAAAAGACAACAAAGATCTATGTTCTCTTGTTGTTCCTAGATCAATTCCAATTCCAATTGCTTCAAGAATGATTCCAAGGACAAGTAGTGGAAGTAGTAGTGCTAGTTCATCTCATGAAACAAAAGCTTTTCAACAATCAGCACCTGTTAATATTCCTGAATGGTCAAAGATTTATGGTAATAAGGTGAACAAGACCAATGTTAAGAATGTTTCAATGTAtaataatgattatgattatgattactatGATAATCAAggtgattatgatgatgatggtgTTGTTGTGAATCATCATGGTAATCAAGATGAAGAAgaggaagatgatgagtatAATACTAAGTTACCACCACATGAATTTATTGCTAGAAGACTTGCAAGGAGTcaaatttcttcattttctgTTTTTGAAGGTGCTGGGAGGACCCTTAAAGGTAGGGATCTTAGCAAATTGAGGAATTCTGTTCTCATAAAAACTGGTTTCCTTGAATCACTATGA